Proteins encoded by one window of Streptomyces clavuligerus:
- a CDS encoding D-arabinono-1,4-lactone oxidase translates to MTTVSASGTATRAWRNWAGTVTARPAREVSPASVDEVADAVRRAAEDGLRVKTVGSGHSFTAIAATDGVLIRPDLLTGIRRIDRAAMTVTVESGTPLRRLNAALAREGLSLTNMGDIMEQTVAGAVSTGTHGTGRDSGSLSAQITALELVTADGTVLTCSRAERPEVFAAARVGLGALGVLTAVTLAVEPLFLLRAREEPMSLDRVTAEFDALHAENEHFEFYWFPHTDNCNTKRNNRSAGPADPPGAFSGWVEDELLSNGLFQVANTLGRAVPRAIPAVARVASRALSARSYTDIPYKVFTSPRRVRFVEMEYALPREAAMAALHEVRAMIGRSPLKVSFPVEVRTAPADDIALSTASGRETAYIAVHLYRGTPHRAYFTAVERIMTAHGGRPHWGKLHTRDAERLAEVYPRFGEFTALRDRLDPERRFANDHLRRVLGS, encoded by the coding sequence ATGACCACGGTCAGCGCGAGCGGCACAGCGACACGAGCATGGCGTAACTGGGCGGGCACCGTCACCGCCCGCCCCGCCCGTGAGGTCTCACCCGCCTCGGTGGACGAGGTGGCCGACGCGGTGCGCCGGGCGGCCGAGGACGGGCTGCGGGTCAAGACGGTCGGCAGCGGCCACTCGTTCACCGCCATAGCCGCCACCGACGGGGTGCTGATCCGGCCGGATCTGCTCACCGGCATCCGCCGGATCGACCGCGCGGCGATGACCGTGACGGTCGAGTCCGGCACCCCGCTGCGGCGGCTGAACGCCGCGCTCGCCCGGGAGGGACTCTCCCTGACCAACATGGGCGACATCATGGAGCAGACGGTCGCCGGGGCCGTCAGCACCGGCACCCACGGCACCGGCCGGGACTCCGGCTCGCTCTCCGCCCAGATCACCGCCCTGGAGCTGGTCACCGCCGACGGCACCGTGCTCACCTGCTCCCGCGCGGAACGCCCCGAGGTCTTCGCGGCGGCCCGGGTCGGCCTGGGCGCGCTCGGAGTGCTCACGGCGGTCACCCTCGCCGTGGAGCCGCTGTTCCTGCTGCGGGCCCGTGAGGAGCCCATGTCCCTCGACCGGGTCACCGCGGAGTTCGACGCCCTGCACGCCGAGAACGAGCACTTCGAGTTCTACTGGTTCCCGCACACCGACAACTGCAACACCAAGCGCAACAACCGCAGCGCCGGTCCCGCCGACCCGCCCGGGGCGTTCAGCGGCTGGGTGGAGGACGAACTCCTCTCCAACGGCCTGTTCCAGGTCGCCAACACGCTGGGACGGGCCGTCCCGAGGGCCATACCGGCGGTCGCCCGTGTCGCCAGCCGGGCGCTTTCCGCCCGTTCGTACACCGACATCCCGTACAAGGTCTTCACCTCGCCGCGCCGGGTGCGGTTCGTGGAGATGGAGTACGCGCTGCCGCGCGAGGCGGCGATGGCGGCGCTGCACGAGGTGCGGGCGATGATCGGGCGTTCACCGCTGAAGGTCAGCTTCCCGGTGGAGGTGCGGACGGCCCCGGCGGACGACATCGCCCTCTCCACGGCCTCGGGGCGCGAGACCGCGTACATCGCCGTGCATCTGTACCGGGGGACGCCGCACCGGGCGTACTTCACGGCCGTGGAACGGATCATGACCGCGCACGGCGGCCGTCCGCACTGGGGCAAGCTGCACACCCGGGACGCGGAGCGGCTGGCCGAGGTGTACCCCCGGTTCGGCGAGTTCACGGCCCTCCGGGACCGGTTGGACCCGGAGCGGCGGTTCGCGAACGACCATCTCCGCCGGGTGCTGGGGTCCTGA
- a CDS encoding MFS transporter, with translation MPSSYRAIFTAPGTKRFSAAGLFGRMPLAMMGIGIVTMVSQITGRYGIAGALSATAALSMAVLGPQISRLVDRYGQARVLRPAALASTAAVAGLLVCAVQEAPTWTLFVFTAVTGCVPSVGAMIRARWTEIYRDRPRELHTAYSWESLIDELCFVCGPIVAIALSTSVFPAAGPLAAAVLLLIGVFWLSAQRDTEPPVHPREGDRKSDSAIRLPGLQVLVVTFVAVGAAFGAVDVVSVAFAEEQGNKAAAGIVLGLYALGSAVAAVVFGMLDLKGPAPRRWLIGVTAMAVSIIPLQLAGDLVFLAVALFVAGMAIAPTMVTTMALVGHHVPRSSLTEGMTWVSTGLAIGVALGFSAGGWAVDEAGAEAGFLVPAIAGAAAVLSALLGYRRLKRPVPTAEGQQVDDHGQRERHSDTSMA, from the coding sequence TTGCCCAGCAGCTATCGCGCCATTTTCACCGCACCCGGCACCAAGCGGTTCTCCGCTGCGGGCCTGTTCGGCCGGATGCCCCTCGCCATGATGGGCATCGGCATCGTCACCATGGTGTCCCAGATCACCGGCCGCTACGGGATCGCCGGGGCGCTCTCGGCGACCGCGGCCCTCTCCATGGCGGTGCTCGGCCCCCAGATATCCCGGCTCGTCGACCGCTACGGACAGGCGAGAGTGCTGCGGCCCGCCGCGCTCGCCTCGACGGCGGCGGTCGCCGGGCTGCTCGTGTGCGCCGTCCAGGAGGCGCCGACCTGGACCCTCTTCGTCTTCACCGCGGTGACCGGCTGTGTGCCCAGCGTGGGTGCCATGATCCGGGCCCGCTGGACCGAGATCTACCGCGACCGGCCGCGCGAGCTGCACACCGCGTACTCGTGGGAGTCCCTGATCGACGAGTTGTGCTTCGTCTGCGGACCGATCGTCGCCATCGCCCTGTCGACGAGCGTCTTCCCCGCCGCCGGACCGCTGGCCGCCGCCGTGCTGCTGCTGATCGGCGTCTTCTGGCTGAGCGCGCAGCGCGACACCGAGCCGCCCGTCCACCCCCGGGAGGGGGACCGGAAGAGCGACAGCGCGATCCGGCTGCCCGGGCTCCAGGTCCTGGTGGTCACCTTCGTCGCCGTCGGCGCCGCCTTCGGCGCGGTGGACGTCGTCAGCGTGGCCTTCGCGGAGGAGCAGGGGAACAAGGCCGCCGCGGGCATCGTCCTCGGTCTGTACGCGCTGGGCTCCGCCGTCGCCGCCGTGGTCTTCGGGATGCTCGACCTCAAGGGACCGGCGCCCCGGCGGTGGCTGATCGGGGTCACCGCGATGGCCGTGAGTATTATCCCCCTCCAACTGGCCGGGGATCTGGTGTTCCTGGCCGTGGCGCTCTTTGTCGCGGGCATGGCCATCGCACCCACGATGGTGACCACGATGGCCCTGGTCGGACACCATGTGCCGCGTTCCAGCCTGACCGAGGGCATGACCTGGGTCAGCACCGGTCTCGCGATCGGAGTGGCCCTCGGCTTCTCGGCCGGGGGCTGGGCGGTCGACGAGGCGGGCGCGGAGGCGGGGTTCCTGGTGCCCGCGATCGCCGGAGCCGCCGCGGTCCTGTCCGCCCTCCTCGGCTACCGCCGGCTGAAGCGGCCGGTGCCGACGGCGGAGGGACAGCAGGTCGATGACCACGGTCAGCGCGAGCGGCACAGCGACACGAGCATGGCGTAA
- a CDS encoding ferrochelatase produces MSDERDPAPYDALLLLSFGGPEGPDDVVPFLENVTRGRGIPKERLKEVGQHYFRFGGVSPINEQNRTLLAALRKDFADHGLDLPVHWGNRNWAPYLTDTLRELALAGHRRIAVLATSAYASYSGCRQYRENLADALAALEAEGIARPRVDKLRHYFNHPGFVRPMVDGVLASLAELPPGVRDGARLAFTTHSIPTAAADTSGPVEGHGDGGAYVRQHLDVARLIVDAVREETGVDHPWRLVYQSRSGAPHIPWLEPDICEHLEELHAEGAPAAVLVPIGFVSDHMEVLYDLDTEAVARAAELGLPVRRSATVGADPRFAAAVRELVLERAAAERGEPVRPCALGPLGPSHDLCPIGCCPARAPRPAAAGADSPYA; encoded by the coding sequence ATGTCCGATGAGCGCGATCCCGCCCCTTACGACGCCCTGCTGCTGCTCTCGTTCGGCGGCCCCGAGGGCCCGGACGACGTCGTCCCGTTCCTGGAGAACGTGACACGTGGCCGGGGCATCCCCAAGGAGCGGCTGAAGGAGGTGGGGCAGCACTACTTCCGCTTCGGCGGGGTCAGCCCCATCAACGAGCAGAACCGCACCCTGCTGGCGGCGCTGCGGAAGGACTTCGCGGACCACGGTCTGGACCTCCCCGTCCACTGGGGCAACCGCAACTGGGCGCCGTATCTGACCGACACCCTGCGGGAGCTGGCCCTGGCGGGCCACCGGCGCATCGCCGTCCTCGCGACCAGCGCGTACGCCTCCTACTCGGGGTGCCGTCAGTACCGGGAGAACCTGGCGGACGCGCTGGCGGCCCTGGAGGCGGAGGGCATCGCCCGGCCCCGCGTCGACAAGCTGCGGCACTACTTCAACCACCCCGGATTCGTCCGGCCGATGGTCGACGGGGTGCTCGCGTCGCTCGCGGAGCTGCCCCCCGGGGTGCGGGACGGCGCGCGGCTGGCGTTCACCACCCACTCCATCCCCACCGCGGCGGCGGACACCTCGGGCCCGGTGGAGGGGCACGGCGACGGCGGGGCGTATGTGCGCCAGCACCTGGACGTGGCCCGGCTGATCGTGGACGCCGTCCGGGAGGAGACCGGCGTGGACCACCCGTGGCGGCTGGTCTACCAGTCGCGCAGCGGCGCCCCGCACATCCCCTGGCTGGAGCCGGACATCTGCGAGCACCTGGAGGAGCTGCACGCCGAGGGGGCCCCGGCCGCCGTGCTGGTGCCGATCGGCTTTGTCTCGGACCATATGGAGGTGCTGTACGACCTGGATACCGAGGCGGTCGCCAGGGCGGCGGAGCTGGGGCTGCCGGTGCGCCGCTCGGCGACGGTCGGCGCGGACCCCCGGTTCGCCGCGGCCGTGCGCGAGCTGGTGCTGGAGCGGGCGGCGGCCGAGCGCGGCGAGCCGGTGCGGCCCTGCGCGCTGGGCCCGCTCGGCCCCTCGCACGACCTCTGCCCCATCGGCTGCTGCCCGGCGCGCGCGCCCCGGCCCGCCGCCGCGGGCGCCGACAGCCCCTACGCCTGA
- a CDS encoding inositol monophosphatase family protein: MPRTTDDIDDALRSELLALALEAARRAGELLRDGRPDDLGVAATKSSPIDVVTEMDIAAEKLITSLLAEHRPEDGLLGEEGSATAGTTGVRWVIDPLDGTVNYLYGLPTWAVSIAAEYRGATVAGVVEVPMRGETFRAVAGGGAYCGDRPLRCRPPAPMDQSLVATGFNYVQTVREHQAEVARRLLPRVRDLRRGGSAAVDLCDVAAGRLDGYYERGLHPWDLAAGDLIAREAGALTGGRPGSPPAHDLTVAASPTLFGPLQGLLDELGAWHD, from the coding sequence ATGCCCCGCACCACCGACGACATCGACGACGCGCTCCGGTCCGAGCTGCTGGCCCTGGCGCTGGAGGCGGCGCGGCGGGCCGGGGAGCTGCTGCGCGACGGGCGCCCCGACGATCTCGGGGTCGCCGCGACCAAGTCCAGCCCGATCGACGTGGTCACCGAGATGGACATCGCGGCGGAGAAGCTGATCACCTCGCTGCTGGCGGAGCACCGCCCCGAGGACGGGCTGCTGGGCGAGGAGGGCTCGGCCACGGCGGGCACCACCGGGGTGCGCTGGGTCATCGACCCGCTGGACGGCACGGTGAACTACCTCTACGGGCTGCCGACCTGGGCGGTCTCCATCGCCGCCGAGTACCGCGGCGCGACCGTGGCCGGGGTGGTGGAGGTGCCGATGCGCGGGGAGACCTTCCGGGCGGTGGCGGGCGGCGGCGCGTACTGCGGGGACCGTCCGCTGCGCTGCCGTCCCCCGGCCCCGATGGACCAGTCGCTGGTGGCCACCGGGTTCAACTACGTCCAGACCGTCCGGGAGCACCAGGCGGAGGTGGCCCGGCGGCTGCTCCCCAGGGTGCGGGACCTGCGGCGCGGCGGATCGGCCGCGGTGGACCTGTGCGATGTGGCGGCGGGCCGGCTCGACGGCTACTACGAGCGGGGGCTGCACCCGTGGGACCTGGCCGCCGGGGACCTGATCGCCCGCGAGGCGGGTGCCCTGACCGGCGGGCGTCCCGGCTCACCGCCCGCGCACGACCTGACCGTGGCCGCCTCGCCGACGCTCTTCGGCCCCTTGCAGGGGCTCCTCGACGAGCTGGGCGCCTGGCACGACTGA
- a CDS encoding response regulator transcription factor has translation MRVLVVEDEQLLADAVATGLRREAMAVDVVYDGAAALERIGVNDYDVVVLDRDLPLVHGDDVCRRVVELGVPTRVLMLTASGDVSDRVEGLELGADDYLPKPFAFTELTARVRALGRRTTVPLPPVLERAGIKLDPNRREIFRDGREIQLAPKEFAVLEVLMRSEGAVVSAEQLLEKAWDENTDPFTNVVRVTVMTLRRKLGEPPVIVTVPGSGYRI, from the coding sequence GTGCGGGTACTCGTCGTCGAGGACGAGCAGCTGCTCGCCGATGCGGTGGCCACCGGACTGCGCCGGGAGGCCATGGCCGTCGATGTCGTGTACGACGGCGCCGCGGCCCTGGAGCGCATCGGGGTGAACGACTACGACGTGGTCGTCCTCGACCGCGACCTCCCCCTGGTCCACGGTGACGACGTCTGCCGCAGGGTCGTGGAGCTGGGCGTGCCGACCCGGGTGCTGATGCTCACCGCGTCCGGTGACGTCAGCGACCGGGTCGAGGGTCTGGAGCTGGGGGCGGACGACTATCTGCCCAAGCCGTTCGCGTTCACCGAGCTGACCGCCCGGGTGCGCGCGCTCGGCCGCCGGACGACGGTCCCGCTGCCGCCCGTCCTGGAGCGGGCCGGGATCAAGCTGGACCCGAACCGCCGGGAGATCTTCCGGGACGGCCGGGAGATCCAGCTCGCGCCCAAGGAGTTCGCCGTCCTGGAGGTGCTCATGCGCAGCGAGGGCGCGGTGGTCTCGGCCGAGCAGCTCCTGGAGAAGGCGTGGGACGAGAACACCGACCCGTTCACCAATGTGGTGCGGGTGACCGTGATGACCCTGCGCCGCAAGCTCGGGGAGCCCCCGGTGATCGTCACCGTGCCCGGTTCCGGATACCGGATCTGA
- a CDS encoding sensor histidine kinase, with amino-acid sequence MAATPAPLPPAAPPKPTWDPRSPVRPLLRPTIRIRLTLLYGGMFLIAGVLLLSIIYLLAAQALTSGSSLPFKLLPESRIQRTNDSCPALMPGLSAEQANSVLSACFAHEREVALDDLLQRSLFALLGLSVIAFAFGYAMAGRVLSPLGQITRTARRVAGTDLSRRIELDGPDDELKELADTFDEMLDRLDRAFTAQQRFVANASHELRTPLAINRTLLEVHLSDPGAPVELQQLGRTLLATNERSEQLVEGLLLLARSDNQTFERKPVDLAEVASRAIDQSRAEAEAKGVEIRGERAPAVVQGNGVLLERIALNLVQNAVRYNVPEDGWVEVATEAGHGQAVLVVSNTGPVVPAYEIDNIWEPFRRLRQDRTGSDKGVGLGLSIARSVARAHGGRIIAEPREGGGLVMRVTLPL; translated from the coding sequence ATGGCCGCCACCCCCGCCCCGCTGCCCCCGGCCGCGCCGCCCAAGCCGACCTGGGACCCGCGCTCCCCCGTCCGTCCGCTGCTGCGCCCGACGATCCGGATACGGCTGACGCTGCTGTACGGCGGGATGTTCCTGATCGCCGGTGTGCTGCTGCTGTCGATCATCTATCTGCTGGCCGCGCAGGCGCTGACCTCGGGCAGTTCGCTGCCGTTCAAGCTGCTGCCGGAGAGCCGTATCCAGCGGACCAACGACTCCTGTCCGGCGCTGATGCCCGGACTCTCCGCCGAGCAGGCCAACTCCGTCCTGAGCGCCTGTTTCGCCCATGAGCGCGAGGTGGCGCTGGACGATCTGCTCCAGCGTTCGCTCTTCGCCCTGCTCGGGCTGAGCGTCATCGCCTTCGCCTTCGGCTACGCCATGGCGGGCCGGGTGCTCTCCCCGCTGGGGCAGATCACCCGCACCGCCCGCCGGGTGGCCGGGACCGACCTCTCCCGGCGGATCGAGCTGGACGGCCCGGACGACGAGCTGAAGGAGCTGGCGGACACCTTCGACGAGATGCTGGACCGGCTGGACCGGGCGTTCACCGCGCAGCAGCGGTTCGTGGCCAACGCCTCGCACGAGCTGCGCACCCCGCTGGCGATCAACCGCACCCTGCTGGAGGTCCATCTCTCCGACCCGGGGGCGCCGGTCGAGCTCCAGCAGCTCGGGCGGACCCTGCTGGCCACCAATGAGCGCAGTGAGCAGCTCGTGGAGGGGCTGCTGCTGCTCGCCCGCAGCGACAACCAGACCTTCGAGCGCAAACCGGTGGATCTGGCGGAGGTCGCCTCCCGGGCGATCGACCAGTCCCGCGCGGAGGCGGAGGCGAAGGGCGTGGAGATCCGCGGGGAGCGTGCGCCGGCGGTCGTCCAGGGCAATGGGGTGCTGCTGGAGCGCATCGCGCTCAATCTGGTGCAGAACGCCGTGCGCTACAACGTCCCGGAGGACGGCTGGGTGGAGGTGGCCACCGAGGCCGGGCACGGGCAGGCGGTTCTGGTCGTGTCGAACACCGGACCGGTGGTTCCCGCGTACGAGATCGACAACATCTGGGAGCCGTTCCGCCGGCTGCGCCAGGACCGGACCGGCAGCGACAAGGGGGTCGGTCTCGGCCTTTCGATCGCCCGTTCGGTGGCACGCGCTCACGGGGGCCGTATCATCGCGGAGCCCCGGGAAGGGGGAGGGCTCGTGATGCGCGTCACTCTTCCGCTCTGA
- a CDS encoding DUF4193 domain-containing protein, with translation MATDYDTPRKTDDDVDSDSLEELKARRNDKSTSTVDVDEFEAAEGLELPGADLSNEELAVRVLPKQADEFTCMSCFLVHHRSQLAREKNGQPICRDCD, from the coding sequence ATGGCAACGGATTACGACACCCCACGCAAGACCGACGACGACGTCGATTCGGACAGCCTGGAAGAGCTGAAGGCCAGGCGGAACGACAAGTCGACCTCGACTGTCGACGTCGACGAGTTTGAAGCGGCCGAGGGCCTTGAGCTGCCCGGCGCCGACCTGTCCAACGAAGAGCTGGCCGTCCGGGTGCTGCCCAAGCAGGCGGACGAGTTCACCTGCATGAGCTGCTTCCTGGTGCACCACCGCAGCCAGCTCGCACGGGAGAAGAACGGCCAGCCGATCTGCCGCGACTGCGACTGA
- a CDS encoding DUF3093 domain-containing protein, producing MQPSAPRYDERLTVPRSWWALPALAGFSGALVATPIGPAWMIGALVLSVVLAAVLVSSYGSARIRVVADSLVAGDARIPLTALGDAEVLEPEEARAWRSYKADPRAFMLLRSYVPTALRVKVTDPADPTPYLYLSTRDPKALAAALTP from the coding sequence ATGCAGCCATCCGCCCCGCGCTACGACGAACGCCTGACCGTCCCCCGCTCCTGGTGGGCCCTGCCCGCGCTGGCGGGTTTCTCCGGGGCCCTGGTCGCCACGCCGATCGGCCCCGCGTGGATGATCGGCGCCCTGGTGCTGTCCGTGGTCCTCGCCGCGGTCCTGGTCAGCTCCTACGGCTCGGCCCGCATCCGGGTGGTGGCGGACTCCCTCGTCGCGGGCGACGCGCGGATTCCGCTGACGGCCCTCGGCGACGCCGAGGTGCTGGAGCCGGAGGAGGCGCGCGCCTGGCGGTCCTACAAGGCCGACCCCCGGGCCTTCATGCTGCTGCGCAGCTATGTCCCGACGGCGCTGCGGGTCAAGGTCACCGACCCGGCCGACCCGACGCCCTATCTGTATCTGTCCACCCGGGACCCGAAGGCCCTGGCCGCCGCGCTGACGCCCTGA
- a CDS encoding PaaI family thioesterase yields MSTENHHRDAHSAPPALTPPPNALPPVRHPDAPAPGELLGSHYDDCFGCGGAQAHGLHLEARAGDGVTITAEFTVQAAHQGAPGLAHGGVLATALDETLGSLNWLLRVIAVTGRLETDFVRPVPVGTVLFLQAEIVAVAGRKIYSRAVGRIGGPEGPVAVRAQALFIEVKVEHFTDNGRPEEIRAAMADPDQIRRARAFEVNP; encoded by the coding sequence GTGAGCACTGAGAACCATCACCGGGACGCGCACTCCGCGCCCCCGGCCCTGACCCCGCCGCCGAACGCCCTGCCGCCGGTCCGGCACCCCGACGCGCCCGCCCCCGGTGAACTGCTCGGCTCCCACTACGACGACTGCTTCGGCTGCGGCGGGGCCCAGGCCCACGGTCTGCATCTGGAGGCGCGGGCCGGGGACGGCGTGACGATCACCGCCGAATTCACGGTGCAGGCCGCCCACCAGGGCGCCCCCGGTCTGGCGCACGGCGGGGTGCTGGCCACCGCCCTCGACGAGACGCTGGGCTCGCTCAACTGGCTGCTGCGGGTGATCGCGGTCACCGGCAGGCTGGAGACCGACTTCGTCCGCCCCGTGCCCGTGGGCACCGTGCTCTTCCTCCAGGCCGAGATCGTCGCGGTGGCCGGGCGCAAGATCTACTCCCGCGCGGTCGGCCGCATCGGCGGCCCCGAGGGCCCGGTGGCCGTCCGTGCGCAGGCCCTCTTCATCGAGGTCAAGGTGGAGCACTTCACCGACAACGGCCGCCCCGAGGAGATCCGCGCCGCGATGGCCGACCCCGACCAGATCCGCCGTGCGCGCGCCTTCGAGGTGAACCCCTGA
- the dut gene encoding dUTP diphosphatase, giving the protein MPQFPSPVDVLIRRVDPEVPLPTYAQPGDAGADLVTCETAELAPGERAVLPTGVSIALPDGYAAFVHPRSGLAARCGVALVNAPGTIDAGYRGEIKVIVVNLDPRETVRFERFDRIAQLVVQQVEKVRFHEVAELPGSARAAGGFGSTGGHAAVGGSTGGNRYASVVSEREGQ; this is encoded by the coding sequence ATGCCGCAGTTCCCGAGCCCCGTCGACGTACTGATCCGCCGGGTCGACCCCGAGGTGCCGCTGCCGACGTACGCGCAGCCGGGCGACGCGGGCGCCGACCTGGTCACCTGTGAGACCGCCGAGCTGGCCCCGGGTGAGCGCGCGGTGCTGCCCACGGGGGTCTCCATCGCGCTCCCCGACGGGTACGCGGCCTTTGTGCACCCCCGCTCCGGGCTCGCCGCCCGCTGCGGAGTTGCCCTCGTCAATGCCCCAGGGACCATCGATGCCGGGTACCGTGGGGAGATCAAGGTGATCGTGGTCAATCTCGACCCGCGCGAGACGGTGCGGTTCGAGCGATTCGACCGGATTGCGCAACTGGTCGTCCAGCAGGTCGAGAAGGTGCGCTTCCACGAGGTGGCGGAGCTTCCCGGCTCGGCGCGGGCCGCGGGGGGCTTCGGGTCCACCGGTGGTCACGCCGCGGTGGGCGGCTCAACGGGTGGGAATCGATACGCTTCCGTCGTATCCGAGCGGGAAGGACAGTGA
- a CDS encoding DUF3710 domain-containing protein, whose protein sequence is MFGRRKKSGSAEAADAAGEAEQVVDERDTEATGEDSGDADGTAPDRVNLPPAPRPDGPWDVSEVGRPGEGRVDLGGLFVPGVEGMELRVEVAGDAIVAATVVLRDSAVQLQAFAAPKREGIWGEVREEIAAGITQQGGVIDEVEGPLGWELRAQVPVQLPDGTGGVQLVRFVGVDGPRWFLRGVISGQGAVQPEAAGLLEQIFRDTVVVRGEGPMAPRDPIVLKLPEDAQMVPEGVQQEEQEGSRFSGSVGQLQRGPEITEVR, encoded by the coding sequence GTGTTCGGACGTCGCAAGAAGAGTGGTTCCGCGGAGGCCGCGGACGCAGCGGGCGAGGCCGAGCAGGTCGTCGACGAGCGCGACACCGAGGCGACCGGCGAGGACTCCGGGGACGCCGACGGCACGGCCCCTGACCGGGTGAACCTTCCGCCGGCGCCGAGGCCGGACGGCCCCTGGGACGTCTCCGAGGTGGGCAGGCCCGGCGAGGGCCGCGTCGACCTGGGCGGTCTCTTCGTCCCCGGGGTCGAGGGCATGGAGCTGCGGGTCGAGGTCGCCGGTGACGCGATCGTCGCGGCGACGGTCGTGCTGCGGGACAGCGCCGTGCAGCTCCAGGCGTTCGCCGCGCCCAAGCGGGAGGGCATCTGGGGCGAGGTGCGCGAGGAGATCGCCGCCGGTATCACCCAGCAGGGCGGGGTCATCGACGAGGTCGAGGGCCCGCTGGGCTGGGAGCTGCGGGCGCAGGTCCCCGTACAGCTCCCGGACGGCACCGGCGGGGTGCAGCTCGTGCGGTTCGTCGGTGTCGACGGCCCCCGCTGGTTCCTGCGCGGAGTGATCTCCGGGCAGGGCGCGGTGCAGCCCGAGGCCGCCGGACTGCTGGAGCAGATCTTCCGGGACACGGTCGTCGTGCGCGGCGAGGGCCCGATGGCCCCGCGCGACCCGATCGTGCTGAAGCTGCCCGAGGACGCCCAGATGGTGCCCGAGGGCGTGCAGCAGGAGGAGCAGGAGGGCTCCCGGTTCTCCGGCAGCGTGGGCCAGCTCCAGCGGGGTCCGGAGATCACCGAGGTCCGCTGA
- a CDS encoding ABC transporter ATP-binding protein: MAETEQSGAGTALAEDRAAGPMVRVEGLHRSYGSGATAVHALRGVSFEIPRGELVALKGRSGSGKTTLLNLVGGLDTPDAGRIAVDGVELGGLAENGLLGLRRDRIGFVFQSFGLIPILSAAENVGVPLRLARTPAREREERVRLLLSLVGLAEQAAQRPGELSGGQQQRVAIARALANRPALLIADEPTGQLDAETGLAVMELLRAVVRTEGVTALVATHDSQLLGLADRVLELNDGGLVAH, encoded by the coding sequence GTGGCCGAGACCGAGCAGTCCGGCGCCGGGACGGCGCTCGCGGAGGACCGGGCGGCGGGGCCCATGGTCCGGGTGGAGGGGCTGCACCGCTCCTACGGCTCCGGCGCGACGGCCGTGCACGCGCTGCGCGGCGTCTCCTTCGAGATCCCGCGCGGTGAGCTGGTCGCGCTCAAGGGCCGCTCCGGCTCCGGCAAGACCACCCTGCTCAACCTGGTCGGCGGGCTCGACACCCCCGACGCGGGGCGGATCGCCGTCGACGGGGTGGAGCTGGGCGGTCTTGCCGAGAACGGGCTACTGGGGCTGCGCCGGGACCGGATCGGCTTCGTCTTCCAGTCCTTCGGGCTGATCCCCATTCTGAGCGCCGCCGAGAACGTCGGGGTGCCGCTGCGGCTCGCCCGTACCCCCGCCCGGGAGCGCGAGGAGCGGGTGCGGCTGCTGCTGTCGCTGGTGGGGCTGGCCGAGCAGGCGGCCCAGCGGCCCGGCGAGCTGTCCGGCGGCCAGCAGCAGCGGGTCGCCATCGCGCGGGCGCTCGCCAACCGCCCCGCGCTGCTGATCGCCGACGAGCCGACGGGGCAGCTCGACGCCGAGACGGGACTCGCCGTGATGGAGCTGCTGCGCGCGGTGGTGCGCACGGAGGGGGTGACGGCGCTGGTCGCCACGCACGACTCCCAGCTTCTCGGCCTCGCCGACCGGGTGCTCGAACTGAACGACGGCGGACTCGTCGCCCACTGA